The nucleotide sequence GGGCAATGGACTGAGTCACCGTGGTGTCCGGGTTCAATACCATCAGTGTTTGTTGGACCGGGAACGCATAAATGTAAAGGCCATAGGAATAGTCGCCCAGGCGATTGAAGTTAAGCCACGGACCACGTGGTAAATACGCCAGGCTAAAGACCAGGTACGGCAGGGTGATAAAGTATCCCAGCTCGAATCGGCCAAGGAGTGCGGCGATTATCAGGGCGGCTGCGGCGCCGAGCGCCAGTGTGTGATTCAGGCGGATGTTTGACCGCCATAGGTAAAAAGCAGCGCCCACTACGAACCAACAAAACAGGCGAAGGCCCTTTCCGGGTTCGTGGCCCAGGTAAAGCATCCCCCAAATAAGCCCCCATGATCCCAGTGCGGCGAGTGTCACCCAAAAGCGCGACCCGAGCGTCGGAACTCGCTGTTGAATGTTTTGACTGACCGTCAATATCGCCACGATTACCACGTACATTCGAACTTCGTATGGCAGTGTCCAGAGCGATCCGTTGACCGCATTCGCATAGGGCGTGGTCGTGAACACCCCCGGCAACTGGTGTTCGATGCCAAAAAATAATACCGCGTTGCGGGCCAGGTACTGGTAGGTCGCCGGTTCGGTGAGGTAGGCGGCCGCGGAGAGGTCAGTGACGGCCAGGCCCAGCCCGAACACGGTAAGGCTCAGGGCGATGAGTAAGGCGGGATAGATACGTAGAATGCGTGCCCAAAAAAACAGCCAGGTATTTTTGCGCGCCATAAAGCTTGCGGTGATTAAAAAGCCGCTGGTTACGAAAAATATATCGACCGCCATCGTCCCTAACGTCAGGCCCAAGGTAGATTTGAGCGGTTCGGCGTCGCCGGTTCCGGCGACCAGTGCAAAACTATGAGTCAACAGCACTAAAAATGCCGCGATCAATCGGATGAGGTTGAAATTATTGTCCCGACCGTGGCAAAAGTCGGCGAGAGAGCGATTCATGGCAAGGGCCTCTGAGCAATGATTCGCAGTGTGCCAGTTGACGCTTTGACGGGGCTACGTACACAAGGCGTGGTGCCGGTTCAGTCTGTGTACTTGGGTCCTAAAGAGGGTGTGGTAACGAAAACGCCGGCATATAGCCGGCGTTTTTTCTTGCCTGGACCCTTGGGTCGATTAGGCCGCTTTTCGGCGAGCCGAGAAGCCAGCGAAACCAGCCAATGCCGTGCCAAACAGGATGGCCGCTGCGGGAATCGGTACCGCAGCAATAGCGATGTCGACGTTGCCGCCGGTGATGCCAGCCGACGGATTCAGCACCAGCGTGTAGATACCCGATAGACCAGCGAGTGAGGCGCTAAATTGCGGGCCGGCTGCGATGTTCAAGAATGACCCCCAGACCTCAACATCCGCGGCGTCTTTCAGCGATGCGTAAATTGTCGAGGTGGTGCTGGTCGAAGTGCCACTGGTTCCGCACAGCGGGTTGCCCAGGAACAGCAGGCTGCCGCCGTCGATAATGCCGCAGCTGTCAAACGACAGGTTAACGCGGGTGGGTGTGCCGTTGACGGCCACCGTGAGTTTGTCGTCGAGGCCCGGGAAGCTGCCGCCGATGGCATAGTTAGAAACCTGGGTAGGTTCGCCATAGCCGACGACCATGCTGTCTGGGAATACCACGTCGGCGCTTGCACCGGTGGCGGCCATTAAGCCGGCGGTTGCGAAAGCGGCGGCAGTTAGCGTGTGTTTAATGCTCATAGTGATTTACCTCTGTGGTGTATTAAGTGGTGAAGCGCTTAGAGCTTTGCAGGTTGCGTGCCAATTTTGAAAACGGGGTAGAACTGAGTGGCCACGGGGTTTTGGCCGATGATGAAGCGCAGGGCCGGCTCGGTCTGTCGATTTTCCTTACACATAGTGGGCTCAACACCGTCGTGAATCTTTCCACTTTCCGATGCTCGGCAGGCAGCGGTGACGCTACGGCGAACTGGTACTAATAACCCATGGGTGACGGCTTATTTTGGATATGATGCGGGCTCGCAGTGGCGGTTAGTGCCAATGCCTTGGGTAAAGGAGCGTTAGCGCAATGAAGGGAATTATCCTCGCAGGCGGGTCGGGGACTCGATTGCACCCGATCACACGGGGGGTATCGAAACAGATGCTGCCGGTCTACGACAAGCCGATGATTTATTACCCATTATCGGTGTTGATGTTGGCGGGCATACGCGAGGTACTCATCATCTCGACGCCGCACGACCTGCCCAACTTTGAACAGTTGCTGGGTGACGGCAGCGATTTTGGTATCTCACTCAGCTACGCCGAACAGCCATCCCCTGACGGCTTAGCCCAGGCATTTATCATTGGCGAATCGTTCATTGCAGATGACAGTGTTTGTTTGATTCTGGGTGATAATATTTTTTACGGGTACGGGTTCAGTGGCATGCTAAAAGCGGCGTCCCAGCGTCAACGTGGCGGCACGGTATTTGGTTACCACGTCAACGACCCTGAACGTTTCGGTGTGGTTGAGTTTGATGCCAACGGCCGGGCGGTCTCGATCGAAGAGAAGCCAACCCAGCCGAAATCGAATTATGCAGTCACGGGGTTGTACTTTTACGATAATCGCGTGGTCGAGCTGGCTAAACAGGTGACCCCAAGCGCCCGCGGGGAACTCGAAATTACCGACCTTAACAACGCCTACCTGGCGTTGGGTGAACTCAATGTCAGCGTGATGGGGCGTGGTTTTGCCTGGTTAGACACCGGGACACACGATTCGTTGATGGCGGCGGGCACCTATATACAAACGATCGAGCAGCGGCAGGGCTTGAAGGTGGCTTGCCTTGAAGAAATCGCGTTTCGAAACGGGTGGTTAAGCCGAGGCCATCTGCTCGAGTTGGGTCAATCCCTGAGCAAGACCGGGTATGGGCAATACCTGCTTCGGATTGTGGATGACCCTGCGTTTTGACGGGCAAAAAAAAGCCGCCCGAGGGCGGCGTGTCTGTGCGGGGTTGTTTAGAAGCGGATGTTTAACTGAATGCCCGCTTCAACTTCGGTTTTACCGTCAATGCCGGTGTAGTTCGAACGCTGTTCTGCATAGGCGCTGATGCGGGTCGC is from Litorivicinus lipolyticus and encodes:
- a CDS encoding acyltransferase family protein, with amino-acid sequence MNRSLADFCHGRDNNFNLIRLIAAFLVLLTHSFALVAGTGDAEPLKSTLGLTLGTMAVDIFFVTSGFLITASFMARKNTWLFFWARILRIYPALLIALSLTVFGLGLAVTDLSAAAYLTEPATYQYLARNAVLFFGIEHQLPGVFTTTPYANAVNGSLWTLPYEVRMYVVIVAILTVSQNIQQRVPTLGSRFWVTLAALGSWGLIWGMLYLGHEPGKGLRLFCWFVVGAAFYLWRSNIRLNHTLALGAAAALIIAALLGRFELGYFITLPYLVFSLAYLPRGPWLNFNRLGDYSYGLYIYAFPVQQTLMVLNPDTTVTQSIALATLISLSLAILSWRWVEQPALRLKSHPWAIAAFETTSPSRI
- the rfbA gene encoding glucose-1-phosphate thymidylyltransferase RfbA → MKGIILAGGSGTRLHPITRGVSKQMLPVYDKPMIYYPLSVLMLAGIREVLIISTPHDLPNFEQLLGDGSDFGISLSYAEQPSPDGLAQAFIIGESFIADDSVCLILGDNIFYGYGFSGMLKAASQRQRGGTVFGYHVNDPERFGVVEFDANGRAVSIEEKPTQPKSNYAVTGLYFYDNRVVELAKQVTPSARGELEITDLNNAYLALGELNVSVMGRGFAWLDTGTHDSLMAAGTYIQTIEQRQGLKVACLEEIAFRNGWLSRGHLLELGQSLSKTGYGQYLLRIVDDPAF